The Micromonospora krabiensis genome window below encodes:
- a CDS encoding GNAT family N-acetyltransferase, which produces MSLPTPTLHTTRLTLRPFEDADANDLFALQSNAHVLRYWDSPPWTEPVRAERFIAACRQMAAAGTGARLAVDRDSDGAFIGWCGLTRWNPDYRSASLGYCFGDAAWGHGYATEAAHALLRWAFDTLDLNRVQAETDTRNSASARVLEKLGFVREGTLREDCVVNGEVSDSWVYGLIRREWRSSSEPAPAR; this is translated from the coding sequence GTGTCGCTGCCCACCCCCACGCTGCACACCACCCGCCTCACACTGCGTCCCTTCGAGGACGCGGACGCGAACGACCTCTTCGCGCTGCAGAGCAACGCCCACGTGCTGCGCTACTGGGACTCGCCGCCCTGGACCGAACCCGTACGCGCCGAGCGGTTCATCGCGGCCTGCCGGCAGATGGCAGCGGCGGGCACCGGTGCGCGGCTGGCCGTGGACCGTGACTCCGACGGGGCGTTCATCGGCTGGTGCGGTCTGACCCGGTGGAATCCGGACTACCGCAGCGCGTCGCTGGGTTACTGCTTCGGCGATGCGGCGTGGGGCCACGGTTACGCGACCGAGGCCGCGCATGCGTTGCTGCGGTGGGCGTTCGACACGCTGGACCTGAACCGCGTCCAGGCGGAGACCGACACCCGCAACAGCGCGTCCGCCCGTGTCTTGGAGAAGCTCGGGTTCGTGCGTGAGGGGACGTTGCGGGAAGACTGTGTCGTGAACGGTGAGGTCTCGGACTCCTGGGTCTACGGGCTGATCAGGCGGGAGTGGCGGTCCTCGTCCGAGCCGGCTCCCGCCCGTTGA
- a CDS encoding TetR/AcrR family transcriptional regulator — MTTATTRPRDAGNTRQAILDSAITAFTRHGYDGVGVREIAANAGVTAMLVNRYFGSKEGLFAEVVDVSFAQPTVVPRRSDHLAAETARALIGRTAPDADHLGPFALMLKSAANPRAAEIIRAGIEKHVGARFADALQGAHAQERAELGLALIAGVWLTRRIIGTRGLRDADPQTLMVYVTRMLETITEPSA; from the coding sequence ATGACAACCGCCACGACCAGGCCCCGCGATGCCGGGAATACCCGGCAGGCGATCCTCGATTCGGCGATCACCGCGTTTACCAGGCACGGTTACGACGGGGTGGGCGTGCGTGAGATCGCGGCGAACGCCGGAGTGACGGCGATGCTCGTCAACCGCTACTTCGGTTCCAAGGAAGGTCTGTTCGCCGAGGTCGTCGATGTCTCGTTCGCGCAGCCGACGGTGGTTCCGCGACGTTCCGACCACCTTGCGGCGGAGACCGCGCGCGCCCTGATCGGCCGCACCGCGCCGGACGCCGACCATCTCGGGCCGTTCGCGTTGATGCTCAAGTCGGCGGCCAACCCGCGGGCCGCCGAGATCATCCGGGCCGGCATCGAGAAGCACGTCGGGGCCCGGTTCGCCGACGCCCTCCAGGGGGCGCACGCGCAGGAGCGGGCCGAGCTGGGACTGGCCCTGATCGCCGGCGTGTGGCTCACCCGCCGGATCATCGGCACACGTGGGCTGCGCGACGCCGATCCACAGACGCTGATGGTGTACGTCACCCGCATGCTGGAGACGATCACCGAGCCCTCCGCCTGA
- a CDS encoding NAD(P)/FAD-dependent oxidoreductase yields MPAETDVVIVGGGLAGLAAARRLHRAGTPWRLLEAGDRLGGRIATDAVDGFLLDRGFQVLNTAYPRLGTLLDVDRLDLGTFTPGVLVRRGDRLIRLVNPLREPAGGPRAAFAGIGSLTDRLRLAGLAAGCATLPAARLLAAPETTSEAALRRAGLSDAIIEELVRPFLSGVFIDWELETSSRVLAMVLRSFARGRIGLPAEGMAALPRAIAAPLPTDLIELDTPVAEVAPGRVRTQAGEIHCRAVLVAVDPPAASTLLPGLATVRMHSYTTYYHATEAAPLGEPILLVDGDRREVVANTVVVSHAAPTYAPDGQHLVATSVVGPTPPPEPTVRAELTRLYGRSTADWTHLTTVRVPAALPAAPPPQGRLRKPVALGGGLFVAGDHRASPSIQGALASGWRAAGAVLDELRAA; encoded by the coding sequence ATGCCGGCTGAGACCGACGTCGTCATCGTCGGCGGCGGCCTGGCCGGGCTCGCCGCCGCCCGCCGGCTGCACCGCGCCGGCACACCCTGGCGGCTGCTGGAGGCCGGCGACCGGCTCGGCGGCCGGATCGCCACCGACGCCGTCGACGGCTTCCTGCTCGACCGGGGCTTCCAGGTGCTCAACACCGCCTACCCGAGGTTGGGCACCCTCCTCGACGTCGACCGCCTCGACCTCGGCACCTTCACCCCGGGGGTCCTCGTGCGCCGGGGCGACCGCCTGATCCGACTGGTCAACCCGCTGCGGGAACCCGCCGGCGGGCCCCGCGCCGCGTTCGCCGGCATCGGCTCCCTGACCGACCGGTTGCGCCTCGCCGGACTCGCCGCCGGCTGCGCCACCCTCCCCGCCGCGCGCCTGCTCGCCGCCCCGGAGACCACCAGCGAGGCCGCACTGCGCCGGGCCGGTCTCTCGGACGCGATCATCGAGGAGCTGGTCCGGCCGTTCCTCTCCGGCGTCTTCATCGACTGGGAGCTGGAGACGTCCAGCCGGGTGCTGGCCATGGTGCTCCGCTCGTTCGCCCGCGGCCGCATCGGCCTGCCCGCCGAAGGAATGGCCGCGCTGCCCCGCGCCATCGCCGCCCCGCTGCCGACCGACCTGATCGAGCTGGACACCCCCGTCGCCGAGGTCGCACCCGGCCGGGTCCGCACCCAGGCCGGCGAGATCCACTGCCGCGCCGTCCTGGTCGCCGTCGACCCGCCGGCAGCGAGCACCCTGCTGCCGGGCCTGGCCACGGTACGCATGCACAGCTACACGACCTACTACCACGCCACCGAGGCCGCGCCGCTGGGCGAACCGATCCTGCTCGTCGACGGCGACCGGCGGGAGGTCGTCGCGAACACCGTCGTGGTCAGCCACGCCGCACCGACGTACGCGCCCGACGGCCAGCACCTCGTCGCCACCTCGGTGGTCGGCCCGACACCCCCGCCCGAGCCGACCGTACGCGCCGAACTGACCCGCCTCTACGGCCGCTCCACCGCCGACTGGACCCACCTCACCACCGTGCGGGTGCCGGCGGCGCTGCCCGCCGCGCCACCCCCGCAGGGCCGGCTCCGCAAGCCGGTGGCGCTCGGCGGCGGGCTCTTCGTGGCCGGCGACCACCGGGCCAGCCCGTCCATCCAGGGCGCCCTCGCCAGCGGCTGGCGAGCCGCCGGCGCCGTCCTCGACGAGCTACGCGCGGCCTGA
- a CDS encoding SDR family NAD(P)-dependent oxidoreductase, with protein MDLQLAGRRALVTGSTSGLGEATARLLAAEGVEVVIHGRTAERAQAVADSIVDNGGRASITTGDLATDAGADQAAEGALAGGVVDILVNNAGAYEHLDWAGATADIWQQTYNINVVSGVRMIQRLVPAMRERDYGRVITIGGGLSMQPFNNHPHYNASLAARHNLAVSLARDLAGTRVTSNVVSPGAILVPAVQDFLTKLSPERGWGETWDEIEYNSVREIVPNDRVRYGRPDEIAGAVAYLCSPYAEYISGATIRVDGGTVRGAF; from the coding sequence ATGGATCTGCAACTGGCGGGGCGTCGCGCACTGGTCACCGGCTCGACGTCCGGGCTGGGCGAGGCCACCGCTCGGCTGCTCGCCGCCGAAGGTGTGGAGGTCGTGATCCACGGCCGCACCGCCGAACGCGCGCAGGCGGTGGCCGACTCGATCGTCGACAACGGCGGTCGGGCCTCGATCACCACGGGTGATCTCGCCACCGACGCGGGCGCCGACCAGGCCGCCGAGGGCGCACTGGCCGGTGGGGTTGTCGACATCCTCGTCAACAACGCCGGCGCCTACGAACACCTCGACTGGGCTGGCGCCACCGCTGACATCTGGCAGCAGACCTACAACATCAACGTCGTGTCGGGCGTACGGATGATCCAGCGCCTCGTCCCGGCGATGCGGGAGCGGGACTACGGACGGGTCATCACCATCGGTGGCGGACTGAGCATGCAGCCGTTCAACAACCACCCGCACTACAACGCCTCGCTGGCCGCCCGGCACAACCTGGCCGTCTCGCTCGCTCGCGACCTGGCCGGCACCCGGGTCACCTCCAACGTCGTGTCGCCCGGCGCGATCCTCGTCCCGGCCGTCCAGGACTTCCTGACCAAGCTCTCGCCGGAGCGCGGCTGGGGCGAGACGTGGGACGAGATCGAGTACAACTCGGTCCGCGAGATCGTGCCCAACGACCGGGTGCGCTACGGGCGGCCCGACGAGATCGCCGGAGCTGTCGCCTACCTGTGCAGCCCTTACGCCGAGTACATCAGCGGCGCGACGATCCGCGTCGACGGCGGCACCGTCCGCGGCGCCTTCTGA
- a CDS encoding ArsR/SmtB family transcription factor yields the protein MVRYELLGMDVADLRFAVSPLNEAVLSLRAWRDPGRFPLHLRWLHTLEDVRGRLDEAMLLALTDVRLWTPDFLNPRPHSPLTRFDDELAKLASTDPTVIERDLRAVHGATPLPEPLQGPAAAVLNRIIDALATYWRFCFEPYWPRMRAILEGDVTFRGRQIAQRGLATMLSGLSDTVRLVGNVVEVRLRSKLDYARPANGGLTLVPSLWTVNASTPISADEPPMILYAARGAATLWEPQALPAPDGLAGLLGTTRAGLLIHLDTPASSTELAARLGVTPTAVNQHLRALRAGGLLVGTRHGRSVLYRRSDLGDMLVTSAAPHS from the coding sequence ATGGTCCGGTACGAGCTACTCGGCATGGATGTGGCCGATCTCCGGTTCGCGGTGTCCCCGCTCAACGAGGCGGTGCTGTCCCTGCGGGCTTGGCGCGATCCGGGGCGATTTCCGCTTCATCTGCGCTGGCTACACACGCTCGAAGACGTGCGCGGCCGCCTTGACGAGGCCATGCTGCTCGCATTGACGGACGTACGGCTGTGGACACCCGATTTCCTCAACCCGCGTCCGCATTCACCGCTGACCCGCTTCGACGACGAACTCGCGAAGCTGGCCAGCACCGACCCGACGGTCATCGAACGAGACCTGCGAGCGGTGCACGGCGCGACGCCACTCCCCGAACCACTACAGGGTCCCGCCGCAGCGGTGCTCAATCGGATCATCGATGCGCTCGCCACGTACTGGCGGTTCTGCTTCGAGCCTTACTGGCCACGGATGCGGGCGATCCTCGAAGGCGACGTCACGTTCCGAGGACGACAAATCGCCCAGCGGGGTCTCGCCACGATGCTCAGTGGGTTGTCGGACACGGTGCGGCTCGTCGGAAACGTGGTCGAGGTACGGCTGCGCTCGAAGCTCGACTACGCGCGACCCGCCAATGGCGGGCTGACCCTGGTGCCGAGCCTCTGGACCGTCAACGCCTCGACACCCATCTCGGCCGACGAGCCGCCGATGATCCTCTATGCCGCGCGTGGCGCGGCGACCCTGTGGGAGCCGCAGGCCCTGCCCGCGCCGGACGGTCTCGCGGGACTTCTGGGCACCACTCGGGCCGGTCTGCTCATCCACCTCGACACGCCCGCCTCCTCCACCGAGTTGGCCGCCCGCCTCGGCGTCACCCCGACAGCGGTCAATCAGCACCTTCGAGCATTGCGTGCGGGCGGACTGCTGGTCGGCACCCGACACGGCCGATCGGTGCTCTACCGCCGCTCCGACCTCGGCGACATGTTGGTTACCTCGGCCGCTCCGCATTCGTAA
- a CDS encoding MmgE/PrpD family protein, translated as MADEDTVAGRLASWVSRLRFEDLPAEVVERTEQVILDQLGVQVLGSTLPNIQPVRQLAAAAPGAPESTVTGSDRKTTAAQAAYVNGTLGHSCEYDDAHATAWHTSSAVVPAALALAERDGADGRELITAVAAGIQVMGLLGAVTTSGMLATGWHGSKVLGVFGATAAAGRILRLSPAELTQAFGIVGSDASGTMEYDRSGGEVKRLHAGSAARAGTEAAQLARLGLTGPPTIFEGHRGVFGLFGGAEGADIPEAAWQHWQVLDTIFRFYPAVGTVHAPLDAIRHLREATPIDPQQIARIRIGLVDFAVGHGAAITRPTDAISAQFSLAFGAGLQFVTGRNAPADYFDPNLWNDPAILAIGDVIEPYAMPIPAGDPVFSARVDIELRDGSHLEHYQAGFRGHPTRPATSADIERKFTENVAGVLGGETSAAIVETVATLHEGNSVPSLTALLRRRP; from the coding sequence ATGGCTGATGAAGACACTGTCGCGGGACGCCTGGCCAGTTGGGTGAGCCGCCTACGCTTCGAGGATCTGCCCGCGGAGGTTGTCGAGCGCACCGAGCAGGTGATCCTCGACCAGCTCGGAGTGCAGGTGCTCGGCTCGACCCTGCCCAACATCCAGCCGGTGCGGCAGTTGGCCGCAGCGGCACCGGGTGCACCCGAGAGCACGGTCACCGGCAGCGACCGGAAGACCACGGCAGCGCAGGCCGCTTACGTCAACGGCACACTCGGCCACAGTTGCGAGTACGACGACGCGCACGCCACCGCGTGGCACACCTCCTCGGCCGTGGTGCCGGCCGCGCTGGCGCTCGCCGAGCGTGACGGCGCCGACGGCCGCGAGCTGATCACCGCGGTGGCCGCCGGTATCCAGGTGATGGGACTGTTGGGCGCGGTGACCACCAGCGGCATGCTGGCAACCGGCTGGCACGGTTCCAAGGTTCTCGGGGTGTTCGGCGCGACCGCCGCAGCCGGCCGCATCCTGCGGCTCAGCCCGGCCGAGCTGACCCAGGCATTCGGGATCGTCGGCAGCGACGCCTCCGGCACGATGGAGTACGACCGCAGCGGCGGCGAGGTCAAGCGCCTGCATGCCGGCTCCGCGGCCCGAGCCGGCACGGAGGCCGCGCAACTCGCTCGGCTCGGTCTGACCGGCCCACCGACGATCTTCGAGGGGCACCGCGGCGTCTTCGGTCTCTTCGGCGGCGCCGAGGGGGCGGACATCCCGGAAGCCGCGTGGCAGCACTGGCAGGTACTGGACACGATCTTCCGCTTCTACCCGGCCGTCGGCACCGTGCACGCCCCGCTCGACGCCATCCGCCATCTGCGCGAGGCCACTCCGATCGACCCACAGCAGATCGCGCGGATCCGGATCGGGCTCGTCGACTTCGCGGTCGGCCACGGCGCCGCCATCACCCGCCCGACCGACGCGATCTCCGCCCAGTTCAGCCTGGCGTTCGGCGCCGGCCTGCAGTTCGTCACCGGCCGCAACGCGCCCGCTGACTACTTCGACCCGAACCTGTGGAACGACCCCGCGATCCTGGCCATCGGCGATGTGATCGAGCCGTATGCGATGCCCATCCCGGCAGGTGACCCGGTGTTCAGCGCCCGCGTCGACATCGAACTGCGCGACGGTTCTCACCTGGAGCATTACCAGGCCGGGTTCCGCGGCCACCCAACCCGCCCGGCCACGTCCGCCGACATCGAACGCAAGTTCACCGAGAACGTCGCGGGTGTGCTCGGCGGCGAAACCAGCGCCGCAATCGTCGAGACCGTCGCGACGCTGCACGAGGGGAATTCCGTACCGTCGCTCACAGCGCTGCTCAGGCGGCGGCCGTAG
- a CDS encoding HAD family hydrolase yields the protein MIDTIFFDIGGTILDESREFETWADWLGVPRHTFSAVFGAVVARGLDYQETFRVFRPDFDLEAERERRGAADKPESFGEADLYPDARSCLTALKAQGLFVGLAGNQPAHAEALLHALDLPVDVIGTSHGWGVAKPSPAFFERVVREGGGDASSILYVGDRPDNDARPAMRAGMRACLVRRGPWGHILDLPAVAERCLFRVDSLDELPHLVAEHNATST from the coding sequence GTGATCGACACGATCTTCTTCGACATCGGCGGGACGATTCTGGACGAGTCCCGCGAGTTCGAGACCTGGGCCGACTGGCTGGGCGTTCCGCGCCACACGTTCTCGGCGGTCTTCGGTGCGGTGGTCGCCCGGGGTCTGGACTATCAGGAGACGTTCCGGGTCTTCCGGCCCGACTTCGACCTCGAGGCCGAGCGTGAGCGCCGAGGCGCCGCCGACAAGCCGGAGTCGTTCGGCGAGGCGGACCTCTACCCGGACGCCCGGTCGTGCCTGACCGCCTTGAAGGCGCAGGGGCTCTTCGTCGGCCTGGCCGGGAACCAGCCAGCCCACGCGGAGGCGCTGCTGCACGCTCTCGACCTGCCGGTGGACGTGATCGGCACGTCGCACGGGTGGGGCGTGGCGAAGCCGTCGCCGGCCTTCTTCGAGCGGGTCGTCCGCGAGGGCGGTGGCGACGCGTCGTCGATCCTCTACGTGGGCGATCGGCCCGACAACGACGCCCGCCCCGCCATGCGGGCCGGCATGCGGGCGTGCCTGGTCCGGCGCGGTCCGTGGGGCCACATCCTCGACCTGCCCGCCGTCGCCGAGCGGTGCCTCTTCCGCGTCGACTCACTGGACGAACTCCCGCACCTGGTCGCCGAACACAACGCGACGAGCACCTGA
- a CDS encoding MFS transporter: MLSVTDRHWSAAAGWVRRYLRPDDAVARALTWATMTTSLSKGVFFSVSVLFFTHVAGFSATTVGFGLTIAGAVAVPAALGAGYLARFVGARRVLLATTAGQGLALVAYLLVHTPATFVVVACAAVGQQAMQRTALSTMIAESFTGPDRVEMRARLRVITNAFIGVGTGLAAVAIVLDTKLAYLLAMLATGALLIVSAFLLRRMDRGAELTATDGSRTAGVRQSPLRDRTYLAITGLYAVMSMQVGMLTVGVPLWIAGSTKAPAATIAALLALNTVIVSLLQVWAARGAKAIRSAGRAVAWAGTLLALACGLYAMAAHGAIAVVVVVLTLATVAHSLAEILSEAGSWTLAFELADPANVGAYQGVSQTGAALGSMLAPLVVTATAIQHGLPGWILLGVLFLLAGSLTMALVRRQVNGSLLPG; the protein is encoded by the coding sequence ATGCTTTCCGTGACAGACCGCCACTGGTCAGCGGCGGCCGGCTGGGTTCGGCGGTACCTGCGTCCGGACGATGCCGTCGCCCGCGCGCTGACCTGGGCCACCATGACCACCTCGCTCTCCAAGGGAGTCTTCTTCAGCGTCAGCGTGCTGTTCTTCACCCACGTCGCCGGCTTCTCCGCGACCACGGTCGGGTTCGGCTTGACGATCGCCGGGGCGGTCGCCGTCCCCGCCGCGTTGGGTGCGGGCTACCTGGCCCGTTTTGTCGGCGCGCGCCGGGTGCTGCTCGCCACGACCGCCGGCCAGGGCCTGGCGCTCGTGGCCTACCTCCTGGTGCACACCCCGGCCACGTTCGTTGTCGTCGCCTGTGCCGCCGTCGGGCAACAGGCCATGCAGCGCACCGCTCTGTCGACGATGATCGCCGAATCGTTCACCGGCCCGGACCGTGTGGAGATGCGCGCCCGCCTGCGGGTGATCACCAACGCCTTCATCGGTGTGGGAACCGGGCTGGCGGCCGTCGCCATCGTGCTCGACACGAAACTGGCATATCTGCTGGCGATGCTCGCCACCGGAGCACTGCTGATCGTCTCCGCATTCTTGCTGCGCCGGATGGACCGCGGCGCTGAGCTCACCGCGACCGACGGGTCTCGGACGGCCGGCGTACGCCAATCACCACTGCGCGACCGGACCTATCTGGCCATCACCGGCCTCTACGCCGTCATGAGCATGCAAGTCGGCATGCTCACGGTGGGGGTACCACTCTGGATCGCCGGTTCGACGAAGGCACCTGCGGCGACCATCGCGGCGCTGCTGGCATTGAACACCGTCATCGTGTCCCTGCTTCAGGTCTGGGCGGCGCGCGGTGCGAAAGCAATCCGCTCGGCCGGCCGCGCGGTCGCCTGGGCCGGTACCTTGCTCGCGCTGGCCTGTGGCCTGTACGCCATGGCTGCCCATGGCGCGATCGCTGTCGTCGTGGTGGTGCTGACGCTCGCGACCGTGGCACACAGCCTCGCCGAGATCCTGTCCGAGGCAGGCAGTTGGACGCTCGCCTTCGAGCTTGCCGACCCGGCCAACGTCGGCGCGTACCAGGGTGTCAGCCAGACCGGAGCAGCACTGGGCTCGATGCTCGCGCCGCTGGTCGTGACGGCGACCGCGATTCAGCACGGCTTGCCCGGTTGGATTCTCCTCGGCGTGCTCTTCCTCCTCGCGGGATCATTGACGATGGCGCTGGTCCGACGACAGGTGAACGGGTCGCTGTTGCCTGGCTGA
- a CDS encoding TetR/AcrR family transcriptional regulator, which translates to MRDERNSAGMEISFPGQPPPERADAARNRRRILDAAGRLLADQGPEAVTMNAVAQIAGIGVGTVYRRFGDVSQLLLALLDDRERQFQQAFLAGPAPLGPDAPPVDRLRAFLHALTDHVAEHMTIMLAAECASPLARYTNGFYLAWHLHTSTLLRQIRPEADVDVVADLLLGLTTPTLIGHLTTQRGITPERIKASIDHLLTTSLT; encoded by the coding sequence GTGAGAGACGAACGCAACAGCGCCGGCATGGAGATCTCCTTCCCCGGCCAACCACCGCCCGAGCGCGCGGACGCGGCACGCAACCGCCGGCGCATCCTCGACGCGGCGGGGCGCCTGCTCGCCGACCAGGGCCCCGAGGCCGTCACGATGAACGCCGTGGCGCAGATCGCCGGGATCGGCGTCGGAACCGTCTACCGCCGGTTCGGTGACGTGAGCCAACTGCTCCTCGCCCTCCTCGACGACCGCGAACGACAGTTCCAGCAGGCCTTCCTGGCCGGACCCGCGCCGCTGGGCCCCGACGCCCCGCCCGTGGACCGGTTGCGCGCGTTCCTCCACGCGCTCACCGACCACGTCGCCGAACACATGACGATCATGCTTGCCGCGGAGTGCGCGTCACCCCTCGCGCGCTACACCAACGGCTTCTACCTGGCCTGGCACCTGCACACCTCTACGCTGCTGCGCCAGATCCGGCCCGAGGCCGACGTCGACGTCGTGGCCGACCTCCTGCTCGGCCTGACCACGCCGACCCTGATCGGTCACCTCACCACCCAGCGGGGCATCACGCCAGAACGCATCAAGGCAAGCATCGACCACCTGCTCACCACCTCCCTGACCTAA
- a CDS encoding TetR/AcrR family transcriptional regulator → MTSGPATGALRRDAAANRRRLLDAAERVFAERGPEASMEEIARAAEVSPATLYRRFPTKDGLVREVLATFFGQLVELAGQALSEPPQRCLDVYFETVGYQLAARRGFMHGMWGELAPAHLVTELEARTGQLLDRAQRGAGIAQSVTLADIAATIWALRGIIHTAGEAAPDAWRRHLGYVLAGFRGPSSTASASSATISLPKQAVE, encoded by the coding sequence ATGACGTCCGGACCCGCGACCGGCGCACTGCGCCGGGACGCCGCCGCCAACCGGAGGCGCCTACTCGACGCCGCCGAACGCGTGTTCGCCGAACGCGGGCCCGAAGCAAGCATGGAGGAGATCGCCCGCGCGGCGGAGGTCAGCCCGGCCACCCTCTACCGGCGCTTCCCGACCAAGGACGGACTCGTTCGGGAGGTCCTCGCCACGTTCTTCGGCCAACTGGTCGAACTGGCCGGGCAGGCCCTGTCCGAACCACCACAGCGTTGCCTCGACGTCTACTTCGAAACCGTTGGCTACCAGCTGGCCGCCAGGCGTGGCTTCATGCACGGCATGTGGGGCGAGCTCGCACCCGCCCATCTCGTCACCGAACTGGAGGCCCGAACCGGCCAGTTGCTCGACCGCGCCCAGCGCGGGGCCGGAATCGCACAGTCCGTCACCCTCGCCGACATCGCGGCGACCATCTGGGCATTGCGCGGCATCATCCACACCGCCGGGGAGGCCGCGCCGGACGCCTGGCGGCGACACCTCGGCTACGTGCTCGCCGGATTTCGCGGACCTTCTTCCACCGCGTCGGCATCATCGGCCACCATCTCACTGCCGAAGCAAGCCGTGGAGTGA
- the wrbA gene encoding NAD(P)H:quinone oxidoreductase, producing MSPKVAVIYYSATGTVYQLAKAVAEGAEKAGAEVRVRRVAELAPDAAIDSNPAWREHVEATRHVEVATLDDLAWADAYAFGTPTRYGNVAAQLKQFLDSTGGLWQQGALADKPATGFTSAGNAHGGNESTLLALYNTLHHWGSIIVSPGYTDPVVFAAGGNPYGTSHPGGAGAPGEEPLEAARYQGERLAKFAARLRG from the coding sequence ATGAGCCCCAAGGTTGCGGTCATCTACTACTCGGCGACCGGCACCGTCTACCAACTCGCCAAGGCGGTCGCCGAAGGCGCGGAGAAGGCCGGCGCGGAGGTGCGCGTACGCCGGGTGGCGGAGCTGGCCCCGGACGCGGCCATCGACTCCAACCCGGCCTGGCGGGAGCACGTCGAGGCGACCCGGCACGTCGAGGTCGCGACTCTCGACGACCTGGCCTGGGCCGACGCCTACGCGTTCGGCACGCCCACCCGGTACGGCAACGTCGCCGCCCAGCTCAAGCAGTTCCTGGACAGCACCGGTGGGCTGTGGCAGCAGGGGGCGCTGGCCGACAAGCCGGCCACCGGCTTCACCAGCGCCGGCAACGCCCACGGCGGCAACGAGTCGACCCTCCTGGCGCTGTACAACACGCTGCACCACTGGGGCTCGATCATCGTGTCGCCCGGCTACACCGACCCGGTCGTCTTCGCGGCCGGCGGCAACCCCTACGGCACCTCGCACCCGGGCGGTGCCGGCGCTCCGGGCGAGGAGCCGCTCGAGGCGGCGCGCTACCAGGGCGAGCGGCTGGCGAAGTTCGCGGCCCGGCTGCGCGGCTGA